One genomic segment of Desulfurispora thermophila DSM 16022 includes these proteins:
- a CDS encoding FAD/NAD(P)-binding protein — MQRNPYLPLPMKLVKNFTETSDKLIHTFTLQFLSEEDEKSFPYMPGQFAEVCVFGKGEAPFGIASSPTEPGFLKFSVAKVGVVSTALHLMEEGTIVGVRGPLGNYYPVEQMKGKNIVIIGGGFAFTTLRALATYILDPKHRGDYGNLMVIYGARNPGLLLYKDELAEWEKRSDIDLVCTIDRPVEGWTGRTGFIPAVTKEVSPSSENAVAIVCGPPVMIKFTLPVLEECGFKPEQIIMSLENRMKCGIGMCGRCNVGNKYVCKDGPVFTKAELNQLPNEY, encoded by the coding sequence ATGCAGAGAAATCCTTATCTGCCGCTACCCATGAAATTGGTGAAAAACTTCACCGAAACGTCGGATAAGCTTATTCACACCTTCACATTGCAGTTTTTGAGCGAAGAAGATGAGAAATCCTTCCCCTACATGCCCGGCCAGTTTGCCGAGGTATGTGTGTTTGGCAAAGGGGAGGCTCCCTTCGGCATCGCTTCCTCTCCTACCGAGCCCGGTTTTCTGAAGTTTTCCGTGGCCAAGGTGGGGGTTGTTTCCACAGCCCTGCATTTGATGGAAGAGGGTACCATTGTGGGCGTGCGCGGTCCGCTGGGCAATTACTACCCGGTGGAACAAATGAAGGGCAAAAACATTGTCATTATTGGCGGTGGTTTTGCCTTCACCACACTACGCGCTCTGGCTACCTACATCCTGGATCCCAAGCACCGGGGGGATTATGGCAACCTGATGGTGATTTACGGTGCCCGCAATCCCGGCCTGCTCTTGTATAAAGATGAACTGGCCGAGTGGGAGAAGCGCTCCGATATCGACCTGGTGTGCACTATTGACCGCCCGGTGGAAGGTTGGACGGGGCGGACCGGTTTTATACCGGCCGTGACCAAAGAGGTGTCGCCCAGTTCGGAGAACGCCGTGGCTATAGTCTGCGGTCCGCCCGTGATGATCAAGTTCACCCTTCCCGTACTGGAAGAGTGCGGGTTTAAGCCCGAACAAATCATCATGTCACTGGAAAACCGCATGAAGTGCGGTATAGGTATGTGCGGCCGCTGCAACGTGGGTAACAAGTACGTCTGTAAGGATGGTCCGGTCTTTACCAAGGCTGAACTGAACCAGTTGCCCAACGAGTATTGA